In Arthrobacter sp. MN05-02, the genomic stretch GAGTCGAGCGGCGCGGCGTCAGGGTTCAGCTTCTTGATGATCGAGTCCACCAGCTGCTGGCGGGGCACCGTCTTCATGAAGGCTTCGCGGACGCTCTCCTCAGCGAAGACACCGCTGAAGTTGAGATCGAGGTGGTCATAGGACAGTTCATTGCCCCGCGACACGGTCACGCCCTCGACGGCCTCCAGCTGCTCGACCGTATCAGCGGAGGCCTGCGGCGCGATGATGTCCGCTTCACCGTTCTGCAGCGCCTGCACCTGCGCAGGCGCCTCGCCGATGTAGCGGACCGTGATCTCGTCCACCTTCGGGATGGGGCCCCAGGTGTAGTCCTCGTTGCGGACCAGCGTCATCGACTGGTCCGGCGTCATGGCCGAGGCGATGAACGGTCCGTTCGAGAGGAACAGCGACGGGTCGGTCGGAAGCGACTTCGTGTCGAAACCGGCGTTCCAGAAGTCGGCCAGTGCCTGGACCTCGGGACGCTCGACGGGGTTCTCGGGGTCGCCCGCCGGTGTGGTCTCGATGAGCTCGATGAGCGCGTCCTCGTCGGCGAGGCCACCCTTCTCGGCCACGACGTGCGCCGGCGTCGAGATGCCGCCCTCGCTCATGAGGCCGAAGGCGACCTCGTAGTCGGCGAACGGCTCGGAGTAGTTGAGAGTGATCGAGCGGCCGTCGTCGCCGATCTCCGGGAGGTCGGTGAGCGCGAGACCGGTCGTGTCGCCCGCATAGTCGAAGTAGGTCGTACCCGACACGACTTCACCCGCCTCATCGGTGGTGGAGTCGTTGAAGTAGCCCGAACCGATGGCCCACGAGAGCAGCAGGTCGCCGCCGTCGACCGGTTCGCCGTCGGACCAGGTGACCCCCTCGTTCACCGTGTACTTGACGCTGAGCGGGTCCTCGGAGAGGACCTCCATGGAGCCGAATTCCTCGTTCTCAACGACCTCCAGATCGTTGTTGATGTAGACGAACCCGGAGTGGGTCGCGTAGGCGATGCGGCCGTTGATGTCCGAGTTACCCTCGGAACTGTTCGAGTTGAACGAACTGAAGCCGTTCACCTCGACGACCCGGATGTTTCCACCCGTTGCTTCGCCCTCGGCGCTCTCCTCGGGTGCTTCAGCACCTGTATTGGCAGCGCAGGAGCTCAATGCGAGTGCTGCTACAGCAGCGACGCCCAAAGCTCTGGAAGTACGTCCGAAACGCATTCCGCCTCCTAATTCATAGTGTGGTTCCAGCTTCACGCGGTGTTGCATGACAGCCGACACGCGACCCGAGAGGGTGACGCCACTCACGTGAGCAAAAGCCTAAGTGCACTGTGTTACCAACAGGTACCTTTGGCACATCCGCCCGAGTGTTGTTATCGAGCTGCAAC encodes the following:
- a CDS encoding peptide ABC transporter substrate-binding protein; its protein translation is MRFGRTSRALGVAAVAALALSSCAANTGAEAPEESAEGEATGGNIRVVEVNGFSSFNSNSSEGNSDINGRIAYATHSGFVYINNDLEVVENEEFGSMEVLSEDPLSVKYTVNEGVTWSDGEPVDGGDLLLSWAIGSGYFNDSTTDEAGEVVSGTTYFDYAGDTTGLALTDLPEIGDDGRSITLNYSEPFADYEVAFGLMSEGGISTPAHVVAEKGGLADEDALIELIETTPAGDPENPVERPEVQALADFWNAGFDTKSLPTDPSLFLSNGPFIASAMTPDQSMTLVRNEDYTWGPIPKVDEITVRYIGEAPAQVQALQNGEADIIAPQASADTVEQLEAVEGVTVSRGNELSYDHLDLNFSGVFAEESVREAFMKTVPRQQLVDSIIKKLNPDAAPLDSQLFLADQEPYEEAASSNGSDAYDEVDIEGAKELLDGATPEVRIMYNRDNPNRLNSYTLIAESASQAGFKVIDGGLGASDWSAALGNGTYDATIFGWINSGVGVSGVPQIFKTGAGSNFNGFSSPEADELMDELVVTTDPDKQDELQVQIDKLIWDSKYGLPLFQVPGVDAYSDNVSGIEYMPNQTGIWWNLWDWQIAQ